The Dehalococcoidales bacterium genome includes a region encoding these proteins:
- a CDS encoding acylphosphatase — MAELASVRVIVYGRVQGVYFRAFVSSHAEELGITGYVCNLPDGKAVEVQAEGERGRLEELIGYLKVGPPGASVERVTADWSEYGGGYSRFSIKY; from the coding sequence ATGGCTGAATTAGCCTCGGTCAGGGTGATAGTGTACGGTCGTGTTCAGGGCGTCTACTTCCGTGCCTTCGTCTCCAGTCATGCCGAGGAGCTGGGCATCACCGGTTACGTGTGTAACTTGCCTGATGGCAAAGCGGTTGAGGTCCAGGCTGAGGGAGAGAGAGGGCGACTGGAAGAGTTGATCGGTTACCTTAAAGTCGGGCCGCCCGGAGCCAGCGTGGAAAGAGTTACCGCCGACTGGTCAGAATATGGCGGCGGGTATTCACGGTTTAGTAT